In the genome of Streptomyces sp. SLBN-118, the window GACATCCCCGTCGACAAGGACGCCCTCGGCTCGGGTTCCTGGCTGCCGTTCGGGCTGCTGGGCATCTGGGCGGCGTTCCCCTTCGGCATGTGGTTCTTCCTGGGCGTCGAGGGCGTACCGCTGGCGGCCGAGGAGGCGAAGGACCCGGTGCGCTCGATGCCGCGGGCACTCGCCATCTCGATGGGAATCCTCGTCCTGCTCGCCGTGCTCACGTTCTTCGCCTCGACAGGAGCGCGCGGCTCCAACGCAATCCAGGAGGCCGGAAACCCGCTGGTCGTCGCCCTCCAGGGCAACGGCGCCCCGACCCCGCTCAGCCGCTTCGTCAACTACGCCGGCCTGGCCGGCCTGGTCGCGTCCTTCTTCTCGCTCATCTACGCGGGCTCGCGCCAGCTCTTCGCGCTCTCCCGCGCGGGCTACCTCCCCCGCTTCCTCTCCCTCACCAGCCGCCGCAAGTCGCCGTACCTCGGGCTGCTGATCCCCGGGGCGATCGGCTTCGCGCTGGCGGCGGGGACCGGGAACGGCGCGCGGATGCTCAACATCGCGGTCTTCGGCGCCACGATCTCGTACGCGCTGATGGCGCTCTCGCACATCGTCCTGCGCCGTCGCGAGCCGGGCCTTGCGCGCCCCTACCGCACGCCGGGAGGTGTGCTGACCTCCTCGGTGGCCTTCGTACTGGCGCTCTCCGCGCTGGTGGCGACGTTCCTGGTGGACAAGGACGCGGCGTTCATCGCGCTCGGCGTCTACGGCGTCGCTCTGGCCTACTTCGCCATCTACAGTCGGCATCATCTGGTCGCTCGTGCGCCGGAGGAGGAGTTCGCGGCCCTGGCGGCGGCGGAGGCCGAACTCGAGCGCAACTGAACAGGACCGGAACGGAACGGAGTCGCAGTGTCCAAGCCGCTCATCGGTGTCACCACCTACCTCGAACCGGCCGCCTGGGGCGTGTGGAAGATGCCCGCGGCTGTCCTGCCCGCCGGATACTCCCGCCTCGTTCAGGCGGCGGGCGGCCTCGCTGCACTGCTCCCGCCGGACGACCCGGCCTCGGCCGAGTCGGTCGTGGCCCGGCTGGACGGCCTGGTCATCGCGGGCGGCGCGGACGTCGAGCCCGTACGGTACGGAGCCGAGCCCGACCCGCGCACGGGCCCACCGGTGCGGGACCGGGACGCCTGGGAACTCGCCCTGATCCGGGCGGCGCTGGCGGCCGGAACCCCACTCCTCGGGATCTGCCGTGGCCTTCAACTGCTGAACGTGGAGCTCGGCGGGACGCTGGTCCAGCACCTGGACGGGCACGTCGGGGGCGTGGGTGTCTTCGGCCGCCACACGGTCGAGCCGGTACCGGGAACGCTGTACGCCTCGATCGTGCCGGAGGCGACGTCCGTCCCGACCTACCACCACCAGTCGGTGGACCGCCTCGCAACGGCGCTCACGGCAAGCGCCCACGCGGAGGACGGCACGGTGGAGGCGGCGGAGCTCCAGGGGGCGGGGTGGGTGCTGGGGGTGCAGTGGCATCCGGAGGCGGGGGAGGACGTACGGGTGATGTCGGCGCTGGTGGGCGCGGCGAGGTAGTTCCTCACGGGCGCGGTTCGACGGCGGGGGCGTGGCGCGCGGGGACCCGCCACGTCCTGCCTTGCGGCGCGAAGGACCGACGAGCCTCACCCCCGAAGGGGGCCGCGGAGCGGGTGGAGTCGGGACGTAGAGCGTGATTTGTGGCGCGGGGACGCCTGTACCTCGCG includes:
- the eat gene encoding ethanolamine permease, giving the protein MAQGTTTRDSSPADDAYLKARTLRRGSAGWLLLTGLGVAYVVSGDFSGWNIGLAKGGFGGLAIATLLMGVMYACLVFALAELSAILPTAGGGYGFARRALGTWGGFLTGTAILIEYILAPAAISIFIGDYVESLGLFGLESGWPVHLACFAIFIGIHLWGVGEALRFSLIVTAIAVAALLIFAVGAFTDFSAGNLDDIPVDKDALGSGSWLPFGLLGIWAAFPFGMWFFLGVEGVPLAAEEAKDPVRSMPRALAISMGILVLLAVLTFFASTGARGSNAIQEAGNPLVVALQGNGAPTPLSRFVNYAGLAGLVASFFSLIYAGSRQLFALSRAGYLPRFLSLTSRRKSPYLGLLIPGAIGFALAAGTGNGARMLNIAVFGATISYALMALSHIVLRRREPGLARPYRTPGGVLTSSVAFVLALSALVATFLVDKDAAFIALGVYGVALAYFAIYSRHHLVARAPEEEFAALAAAEAELERN
- a CDS encoding gamma-glutamyl-gamma-aminobutyrate hydrolase family protein translates to MSKPLIGVTTYLEPAAWGVWKMPAAVLPAGYSRLVQAAGGLAALLPPDDPASAESVVARLDGLVIAGGADVEPVRYGAEPDPRTGPPVRDRDAWELALIRAALAAGTPLLGICRGLQLLNVELGGTLVQHLDGHVGGVGVFGRHTVEPVPGTLYASIVPEATSVPTYHHQSVDRLATALTASAHAEDGTVEAAELQGAGWVLGVQWHPEAGEDVRVMSALVGAAR